DNA from Vicia villosa cultivar HV-30 ecotype Madison, WI unplaced genomic scaffold, Vvil1.0 ctg.000159F_1_1_3, whole genome shotgun sequence:
accttagattattaGCCGAACTGATTCTCTTTCTGAATTCCTACGGTTGATCTTCTCCTTCTCTTCTTCTTGCCCCAACTCTCTTTTCTTTCACGTTTTATCCAAATTCTACGTCGAATGAACAATCTCTCCTATTTCCCCTTTTTACCTAGTTAGCCTTAGGACCCTTACTATGAACTTCCAATTATGCCCTTGCTAACTCTTCCtcattatcttttattttattctatttaaataataatacttattagaaattatattattattctaattaacACCTTAACTTTACTATCCTACACACATCACATAAACATCACACGTCACACATTATCAACTATAAATCACCATGATtcatataatcacatcaaaacatcaaataatcaattaaataattaaatcaaaatatcaggGTGTAACAATTAGTCTTCCTTCTAAATAGAAGACTGAAGCGGTTAGTCTTCCTTCCAAACACAAACTTGAAGCGGTTAGTCCCAAAGCTAAACCTGGATTTTCTACAAACTTATCTCGAACCAAGGAAAGATCCAAGGACAAAATTTAATGTCCCAAAGGTAATGCTTTTGTATTTTTACAAAATACGCTTCACTCAAAAGCAATTAGGTGAGCTTTCACACTTCATCTCTTTCATACTTTGAATCTTCTAGACTTACCAAGTAAACCAATCATATAGACACTCACTTGAATCTTCTTGGAGATGAGGAATAATTGAATAAAGAGAATGACGGCTGTATAAAAGTGAGAGAATAGTTGTTGTGTTATAAATGACATATACTACTAGTCTATTTATACAAAGATAAGGTTGCCACATAGGCCCTAATAAAAACTTAGTGAGCAAGATAAAAGGTACATAAATAGAAAATACTAAATTACACTTAATAATGCACCATCATCATTTGCGTCAACAACGAATATGATATGCCTATCCCTCAATCTCTTAATAATGCAGTCGTTAGATCCTCTATTTCCgactataaatataaaatgaaaatttatacaatttaatcaaattataactttaaaattattaagaaaaaacTCAAAATGACTTACATgaggttgtgacacgtatacctcttcttgtaatggaccgttcagaaatgctaACTTCACGTCCAGATGCATCAGAGGCCAGTTTCTATTTGCAGTTAaggcaatcaccagtctgattttttcatgtctagctacaggtgcAAACACCtcaagtaatctagtccaggtttctaaAGAAAACCTCTggccactagccttgctttgtgtttaccaactgatccatctggcttaagtttcaccttgaaaacccatctgacgctgatggctttcttcttttTCGGAAGCTTAATCAACTCCCAcgttttgtttctttctatagcctcaagttcttctttcatggtgttcagccagactttcttcttgagcgcttcttcaataCCCAATGGTTCAGagatctactaacatggcacactgaatgacatctccctctgagtcaacttctgtgtcttgtaacatgtcaaaatctgcaaaccttctaggtattGTTCTGATTCTTTGTGGCCTTTGAAATTGTTCTGAAAGTTCTCCAGAACTTCTGGGTACAGTATCTTCTGGACCTTGTCTAGAAACACTATTTTCAGAATTACCACCTCCAGAAGTTTGTCCTCCAGAACTTACGTCTTCAGAGTATAGCCTTCCAAAAGCATGACCACCACCAGATTCtgtatcatcatcagaatctggatctgAATCAGATTCATCATCTGAGTtttcagaatcatcttctgactctgactCTTCTTCAGAACTATCAACTTCTGACAAGTCTTCagaagttatctctacatcagaagttagTTTAGACTTACTCCAATCCCAACCTTCTGATTCTTTCATAATGACGTCTCTACTGACTTCAACTCTGTTAGTTTCTGGACAATaaagcttgtatgcacctgtactgtggtaccccccaataacatcactttgcttctatcatccaacttcttccttctagcttctggaacgtgtttgtaacacacagaaccaaaaaccttcagatgactaacactctgctTCTCTCCAGTCAACTTTTCTAAAGGAACAATCTCCTTCAGCTTCTGCGTTGGACATCTATtaagcacatatgctgcagtagcaacaacttctccccatagattgggaggaagcttcttctcttttagcatacttctcgtcatatcaagcagaGTACGATTTCttcgttcagcaagaccattgtgttgaggagtataaggagcagtaacctcatgctcaactccattatcatcacaaaacttctggaattctgtagagttatactcacctccaccgtccgttctgagaatctttaacTTCTGACCACTTTgattctcagccttcaccttgaacttctggaattctgtaaacacctcattcttaaacttaatgagTATTATCcatgtcattcttgtgaactcgtCCACAAAAGACACGAAATACATATTTcttccaagtgaaggttctggaaatggtccacacacatcagagtataCTACTACCAGAGCATGTTTTACTCTTGAGGCTAcctctgatacaaatggcaatctgggttgctttcctttcatgcatacctcacatgacttctcaggcttcacaattttcggaatgccacgtacgagcttcttagaacttagatgccctaGGCTTCTATAGTTCAGATGCCCCATCCTCTTATGCCACAGCTTACTATATCCTTCAGAGCCTTCTGCACTAAGACACTATGTTTCagttgtttctacattcaccttgaatgttctgttgcttccctgtttaGATTGCATAATTAACTTCTGAttagaatcatacaacttcagaagattgttcttcataacaactgagaaacctttttcaatgagctgacccacactcatgagattgcttttgattccaggaacataccaaacatctttgatcGGAACATTCTTCCCATTCTTCACTTTAACTTTGACATTTCCTATTCCTTCTGCAtaaaggtacttatcatcagcacatctgatctttgtcctcctttcagagtcaaaatctatcagccattgtttatttccaatcaagtgatttgaacaaccagtgtccatataccaccaatcTGACAAACATCTTCTgtcagactctgaagccatcaataacacaggttcatcatctAAATCTCCTCTGGCTatgtttgcttcttctgatttccttcctttgtttgaCCAGCAAtatctagcaaaatggccaagcTGCTTACAACAGTAACACTgaactttcttcttgtcagactTCTCCTTCCCCTTCAGAtgtttcttctcatcagaagttgatgCATATGACTTATGGAATCTACCACCACGTCTATTCTTGGCCTCTAACCAAGACTGCTTCTGgttcttcttgacaaaagaagctttcagagcttgctcaacttccctctcagaagttctttcagtcagacgcaactcatGCGCTTTTAGACTACTTTGCAGCTCTTCTATtatcatggtttccagatctttagaatgttcaattgctacaacaatgtaatcaaattgagTAGTAAGTGAACTTAATACCTtatctatgattacttgttcagaaagggtttctccacaagccttcatctcattagtgatcacaatcactttGGAGATATACTCTGAAaccttctcattgttcttcatgttgagattctcatattgctttctcagggactgaagcttcaccttcttcactgatgcgTCACCACCATAACATCTAACCAGTGTGTCCCACGCCCCCTTTGACGTCAtcgaatcagcaatcttctcaaacacattcacatccacatactgatggatgaagaacaactcCTTCTGATCTCTCTTCTTCGTGTTTCTCTacgcctctttctcttcttccgTCGCATTTGCTGCAACCGGAGTATACCCATCCATTACAAGCTCTAGAACATCTTAATCCCCAAATAACACACGCATCTGAatcatccatctgttccagttcttGCCATCAAAAACTGGAAGTTTGGTACTCAAACTGTTGTTTCCGTTCATCTTCTATCTTATGCAGTACACTAAGATCCTCACTCACAGTGTTTCCCAAACCCACAGAATCAGAAAATGTGATTCTGTTACGATTTTGTTCAAAGATTCAACACGAACCCAGAagaaaaatcaaacacacaaactcATGTTCattcgtgtttccctgtgtttctaACCGGAGCTCTAAATACCAAATTGTTAGGGCACAAGGATCGAAGATGATAGGAATAATTGAATAAAGAGAATGACGGTTGTATAAAAGTGAGAGAATAATTGTTGTGTTATAAATGACATATACTACTAGTCTATTTATACAAAGATAAGGTTGCCACATAGGCCCTAATAAAAACTTAGTGAGCAAGATAAAAGGTACATAAATAGAAAATACTAAATTACCCTTAATAATGCACCATCATCATTTGCGTCAACAACGAATATGATATGCCTATCCCTCAATCTCTTAATAATGCAGTCGTTAGATCCTCTATTTCTgactataaatataaaatgaaaatttatacaatttaatcaaattataactttaaaattattaagaaaaaacTCAAAATGACTTACACCACCATATTTATTGAGAAATACAATAAATCACATTTGTTGAAATATGCATGCAGACATTATAAACATACAACAAATTTCAAATATATGTGTACAAATCCATGACTAGGTACCACATTTACATATAAATGCAAAGAAAATACATAGTCAAGTATTGCTTTTATCAAAAAATGCAATGTCACTCCATCATCCACATTGCATATTACTACAAGGGAATTTCTTTGTACACCTTCTAGAGgtgcaatattttttttttaaatcccaAATTTCTCtttagagatgcatctctaaacgcaccacaaattaaattttaaggtgtttcagaaatgcatcttcaAAAACACCCTTTTTACACTAGCTTGAACATTAAATTTAAACACAGTGACATTTTTGGAGATGGTTGTACCAAGACTCATCCGACCACATCATTTGTATTGGGTATCTTAGATCGTTCCATTTTGTTCAGGTTTATTTGAAATTGGGGTGTCATATTCTGGCTTTGTTAGTGGAGCGGACGACATATTCTGCAAAAGAGGCGGAAACTTGGCCGAATCATTTTTTGAAAAGGATGGCAGAATTCACCAAGTTGACGGAGCTTGAGAGAGAAGCTGAAGAAAGAGCCAGTTTTAAATTTAAGCGGTGACAATTCGTTCGGTACATTTTATAATGTTATCAAACCATTTTTATATGTATTGTCATGCACAATGTAAACTATATATgtttaaatacatatataatatatctatTCAGCATTTTACCGTTGTTTACTTTTACCAATTTAAATGTTTTTATGTTTCTATGTATTGATTCTGCCTAAATAAATTATGTTGCTGGTTCTGCATAATTCgtatatgcatattcgaaatgtttaaaaaaaatcatcagGGCatgttttggatatgcatatccgaaaactcCCTGTTTTCGTTAAAAAAtaaggggtgaattcggaagtgtatatcgcAAACATGCCCTAATCCAGTATAAGAATTCTTCTGACCAAATTGTTCCAAATCTTCTATAAATAGGGTCTCCAAATCAGTTCTTCAACATCACACACCACAAATCAGAGATGATCCAAACCTATCCTCAGGGTCGGCCCAATCAAACAGGAGACTCcgttctaatttaaaaaatgggcccaattttattttaaaaaaatacaattataataattaaaaatgacatataaaaaaataattatatattaatcaaaaaatttaattataattattttgacttTCATCAATCTCATTTTTTGGAttgtattgattttttattataagaTTTTTTCATTTAttgaattttataatataatttttatattattaatactaatgtaaaaaaattagacttttaaaaATTTAGGGGCCCTTTAAAATTTGGGGCCTTGTGTTGTAGAGCTTGTTGCTCTTGCACAGGGTCG
Protein-coding regions in this window:
- the LOC131624734 gene encoding uncharacterized protein LOC131624734; this translates as MKESEGWDWSKSKLTSDVEITSEDLSEVDSSEEESESEDDSENSDDESDSDPDSDDDTESGGGHAFGRVYYEDVSSGGQTSGGGNSENSVSRQGPEDTVPRSSGELSEQFQRPQRIRTIPRRYCWSNKGRKSEEANIARGDLDDEPVLLMASESDRRCLSDWWYMDTEGIGNVKVKVKNGKNVPIKDVCTGAYKLYCPETNRVEVSRDVIMKESEGWDWSKSKLTSDVEITSEDLSEVDSSEEESESEDDSENSDDESDSDPDSDDDTESGGGHAFGRLYSEDVSSGGQTSGGGNSENSVSRQGPEDTVPRSSGELSEQFQRPQRIRTIPRSRK